From the genome of Candidatus Brocadiaceae bacterium, one region includes:
- a CDS encoding phosphopantetheine-binding protein translates to MDNVTDNDIKERLKKILAKELKMEPEDISDDAHITDDIGVESAEMINLLYDIESEFNIEVSNEEASQNLVICKMTNLIKEKMEMKSVK, encoded by the coding sequence ATGGATAATGTGACGGATAATGATATTAAGGAAAGGCTAAAAAAAATACTGGCAAAGGAACTGAAGATGGAGCCTGAGGATATTTCCGATGATGCGCACATTACTGATGATATCGGAGTTGAATCTGCGGAAATGATTAATCTCTTATATGATATAGAAAGTGAGTTTAACATAGAAGTCTCTAATGAAGAGGCAAGTCAGAACTTAGTCATATGCAAAATGACAAATTTGATAAAAGAAAAAATGGAAATGAAGTCTGTAAAATAA
- the fabF gene encoding beta-ketoacyl-ACP synthase II — MNKLTKENKVVVTGLGIITPIGIGVDSFWDAVIAGKSGISLISRFDMENYPTKIAGEIRDFYPENYMSEELKNFLCRSSQLGVAAAQMALDDARLNLSNVRNSSIGITIGLGAETLSYYDEKTAIEENNYTLRSNPPIENRHLTNIISDIFHLSGQNVIVATACSSGNQAIGIARDMIQSGQADIVLAGGVEAPIFPLYFASFCSLRIMSKRNDQPEKASRPFDKERDGFVMGEGAGILVIESAENAHERGAPIYAEIAGYGATSDAFHMTMPSRDRKEICKAMRSAIQDAGLDMNGIDYINAHGTSTPANDSGETMAIKTVFGDRAYDIPVSSTKSMTGHLIGAAGAVELITCILAMKNSVIPPTINLEHPSPDCDLDYVANEAREKEIRTALSNSFGFGGNNSTIVVKKVIQ, encoded by the coding sequence ATGAACAAACTTACTAAAGAAAATAAGGTCGTTGTAACGGGGTTAGGGATCATTACTCCGATAGGGATTGGGGTTGATTCATTCTGGGATGCTGTCATTGCCGGAAAATCCGGGATTTCATTGATCTCGCGGTTTGATATGGAAAATTATCCTACAAAGATTGCCGGAGAAATAAGGGATTTTTATCCTGAAAACTATATGTCTGAGGAACTGAAGAATTTTTTATGCAGAAGTTCTCAACTTGGAGTGGCAGCGGCTCAAATGGCATTGGATGATGCACGGTTAAATCTTTCCAATGTAAGGAATAGTAGTATTGGGATAACCATTGGATTGGGAGCTGAAACATTGTCCTACTACGATGAAAAAACGGCAATTGAGGAAAATAATTATACTTTGCGTTCAAATCCTCCCATAGAAAACAGGCATTTGACAAATATCATTTCCGATATTTTTCATCTTTCTGGTCAAAATGTTATTGTTGCAACGGCGTGTTCCAGTGGAAATCAGGCGATTGGTATTGCTCGAGACATGATTCAATCAGGTCAGGCAGACATCGTTCTGGCTGGCGGAGTTGAGGCGCCGATTTTTCCCCTGTATTTTGCGTCATTTTGCTCCTTGAGAATCATGTCGAAAAGAAACGATCAGCCTGAAAAGGCAAGCAGGCCGTTTGATAAGGAAAGGGATGGGTTTGTAATGGGTGAGGGCGCCGGGATATTGGTCATTGAGAGCGCTGAAAATGCGCACGAAAGGGGGGCGCCTATCTATGCTGAAATAGCGGGTTACGGCGCTACGAGTGACGCCTTTCACATGACCATGCCTTCGAGGGATAGGAAAGAAATATGCAAGGCAATGCGTTCGGCAATACAGGATGCCGGTCTGGATATGAACGGCATTGACTATATCAATGCGCACGGGACATCAACACCGGCAAATGACAGTGGTGAAACGATGGCAATAAAAACCGTTTTTGGTGACAGGGCTTATGACATACCGGTAAGTTCAACGAAATCAATGACAGGTCATTTAATTGGAGCTGCTGGCGCTGTAGAACTTATAACATGCATATTAGCAATGAAAAATTCTGTAATTCCGCCTACCATTAATTTAGAGCATCCAAGCCCTGATTGTGATCTGGACTATGTGGCTAATGAGGCGAGGGAAAAAGAAATTCGAACGGCTCTTTCGAATTCCTTTGGTTTTGGCGGAAATAATTCGACCATTGTAGTAAAAAAAGTAATTCAATGA